One part of the Rhodococcus oxybenzonivorans genome encodes these proteins:
- a CDS encoding amino acid permease, giving the protein MADSDTLGRGLKVRHLTMMGLGSAIGAGLFLGTGVGIATAGPAVLVSYLLAGLIVVFVMRMLGEMGAAIPASGSFSHYARIGIGEWAGFVMGWLYWFMLIMVLGAEITGASGIVSGWLPGVPQWVVALVFVIFFAAVNLAKVSNFGEFEFWFAAIKVTVIIAFLAIGVLLVFGLLPDTEPVGTTNLLGHGGFMPEGFAGVAAGLLVVAFAFGGIEIVTIAAAESENPERSIAVAVRSVVWRISVFYIGSISIMVLVLPWDSSDLKSGPFVAVLNQAHLPYVSGFMELVVVIALLSAFNANIYGTSRMAYSLSRRGDGPAFMARISHSGVPLNAVLLSVFFGFVSVLLNWWLPDDLLGLLLNAVGSALLVIWIFIVVSHLRLRPRLEREGKLTVRMWLFPWLSYATLALLGGFVVLMLFDTDARTQLFSTCVLFLGITALAFLNARYRRKAVPATDPGQRAR; this is encoded by the coding sequence ATGGCCGACTCGGACACCCTGGGCCGCGGCCTGAAGGTCCGCCATCTCACGATGATGGGTCTCGGCTCGGCCATCGGTGCCGGACTGTTCCTCGGTACCGGTGTCGGAATCGCCACGGCCGGTCCCGCCGTGCTCGTCTCCTACCTTCTCGCCGGCCTGATCGTGGTCTTCGTGATGCGCATGCTCGGCGAGATGGGGGCAGCGATCCCGGCCAGCGGGTCCTTCTCGCACTACGCCCGGATCGGCATCGGCGAGTGGGCCGGGTTCGTGATGGGCTGGCTCTACTGGTTCATGCTGATCATGGTTCTCGGAGCCGAGATCACCGGCGCCTCAGGCATCGTCAGCGGGTGGCTGCCCGGGGTCCCGCAGTGGGTGGTCGCCCTGGTGTTCGTGATCTTCTTCGCGGCCGTCAACCTTGCCAAGGTCAGCAACTTCGGTGAGTTCGAATTCTGGTTCGCCGCTATCAAAGTCACCGTCATCATCGCCTTCCTCGCAATCGGTGTGTTGCTCGTGTTCGGGCTGCTCCCCGATACCGAGCCGGTCGGTACCACCAACCTCCTCGGACACGGCGGCTTCATGCCCGAAGGGTTCGCCGGTGTCGCCGCCGGTCTCCTGGTAGTGGCCTTCGCCTTCGGCGGTATCGAAATCGTCACCATCGCCGCCGCCGAGTCCGAGAACCCCGAACGGTCGATCGCCGTCGCGGTACGCAGCGTCGTCTGGCGTATCAGCGTCTTCTACATCGGCTCGATCTCGATCATGGTGCTCGTCCTCCCGTGGGACTCGTCGGACCTGAAGAGCGGACCCTTCGTGGCCGTGTTGAATCAGGCGCACCTTCCCTACGTGTCCGGATTCATGGAACTGGTCGTGGTGATCGCGTTGCTCTCGGCGTTCAACGCCAATATCTACGGCACCTCCCGGATGGCGTACTCGTTGTCCCGCCGCGGCGACGGTCCGGCGTTCATGGCCCGGATCTCCCACTCGGGGGTGCCGCTCAACGCGGTGTTGCTGTCCGTGTTCTTCGGTTTCGTCAGCGTGCTCCTCAATTGGTGGCTACCCGACGACCTGCTCGGGTTGCTTCTCAATGCCGTCGGTTCGGCGCTCCTGGTGATCTGGATCTTCATCGTCGTCTCCCACCTGAGACTGCGTCCGCGCCTCGAACGTGAGGGCAAGCTGACGGTGCGGATGTGGCTGTTCCCCTGGCTGAGCTACGCCACGCTCGCGCTTCTCGGCGGGTTCGTCGTGCTCATGCTCTTCGACACCGACGCCCGAACCCAGCTGTTCTCGACGTGCGTGCTGTTCCTCGGAATCACCGCGCTCGCCTTCCTGAACGCGCGATACCGCAGGAAGGCCGTTCCCGCTACCGACCCCGGGCAGCGAGCGCGTTGA
- a CDS encoding substrate-binding and VWA domain-containing protein, whose protein sequence is MAGGRHSSTHDERGGRSLGFYIVCAAVVIGLVVSVVVIVQAVRSWTGGCDHLVDYTLAADPSIAPAVTDILSAATDTDTGCATIAVSAATSGDVAGRLGKGADAPDLWIPDTGAWVGKAALTAAGPVEVMTGSVASSPIVLVSREDEAPAAETWLAALQLKELQLGNPLVTGVAQGPIDAALAEGRSDPVSAGTVRAALVPLAQEESARTADEPIGEEMLRGVADNGGVAVATEQAVADYNADTGQALAATVPPTGSTFMNYPLVVTSPAPDRHYKATQVARAVAGVLGSESARTVLQDSGFRGPDGSQLPDGRGVGEVPELGPVDETVLQEALGAWALMALPIRTLVAIDVSGSMETPAGNRSRMDLTVDAALAGNAMFPDSVSAGLWAFSQGLGGGPQDYREMVPIRRYDTVVDGLTQRQIMAQQAEKVDGLVGGATGLYDTALAAFRTVQESYDPRAVNSVIILTDGANEDPDSITKEQLLSILEREQDPARPVIIVTIGITDDADAATLAEISRVTGGSSYVAKDPADISNVFVNALAARGR, encoded by the coding sequence ATGGCCGGAGGTCGTCATTCGAGTACGCACGACGAGCGCGGTGGCCGTTCCCTCGGTTTCTACATCGTCTGCGCCGCCGTGGTCATCGGTCTGGTCGTGTCCGTCGTCGTCATCGTGCAAGCGGTGCGTTCCTGGACCGGTGGCTGCGACCACCTGGTCGATTACACCCTTGCGGCGGACCCGAGTATCGCGCCGGCGGTCACCGACATTCTGAGCGCGGCGACGGACACCGACACGGGTTGCGCCACCATCGCCGTCAGCGCTGCCACCTCGGGTGACGTAGCCGGACGGTTGGGCAAGGGCGCCGACGCTCCCGACTTGTGGATCCCCGACACCGGGGCGTGGGTAGGGAAAGCGGCACTCACCGCTGCGGGTCCGGTGGAAGTGATGACGGGGTCGGTCGCGTCTTCGCCCATCGTCCTGGTGTCCCGCGAAGATGAGGCGCCGGCGGCCGAGACCTGGCTTGCTGCGCTGCAGTTGAAAGAACTGCAGCTCGGTAATCCGCTCGTCACAGGCGTCGCACAGGGGCCGATCGATGCAGCCCTCGCGGAAGGCCGATCGGACCCGGTGTCCGCAGGCACCGTGCGGGCCGCCCTGGTGCCCCTCGCGCAGGAGGAGAGTGCGCGCACCGCAGACGAACCCATCGGCGAAGAGATGCTGCGCGGGGTAGCCGACAACGGCGGCGTCGCCGTCGCCACCGAACAGGCCGTAGCGGACTACAACGCCGATACCGGTCAGGCGCTCGCTGCGACGGTGCCTCCGACGGGCAGCACGTTCATGAATTATCCTCTGGTCGTCACGTCGCCGGCACCGGACCGCCACTACAAGGCCACTCAGGTCGCGCGCGCCGTCGCGGGAGTTCTCGGGAGTGAATCCGCTCGAACCGTGCTGCAGGACAGTGGGTTTCGTGGCCCGGATGGCAGCCAATTGCCTGACGGGCGCGGGGTCGGTGAGGTCCCCGAGCTGGGCCCGGTGGACGAAACGGTGTTGCAGGAGGCGCTCGGTGCATGGGCGTTGATGGCGCTGCCCATCCGCACCCTCGTCGCCATCGATGTGTCGGGGTCGATGGAGACGCCGGCAGGAAACCGATCTCGGATGGACCTCACGGTGGACGCCGCGCTCGCCGGGAACGCCATGTTCCCGGACAGCGTGTCGGCGGGATTGTGGGCCTTCTCGCAGGGGCTCGGCGGGGGACCGCAGGACTACCGGGAGATGGTGCCGATCCGGCGCTATGACACGGTGGTCGACGGCCTCACGCAACGGCAGATCATGGCCCAGCAAGCGGAGAAGGTGGACGGCCTCGTCGGCGGCGCCACGGGGCTGTACGACACGGCGCTGGCCGCATTTCGGACCGTGCAGGAATCGTACGACCCACGCGCCGTCAACAGCGTGATCATCCTGACGGATGGTGCCAACGAAGACCCGGACTCCATCACCAAGGAGCAGCTGCTGAGCATCCTCGAGCGGGAGCAGGACCCGGCGCGTCCCGTCATCATCGTGACGATCGGTATCACCGACGACGCAGACGCGGCTACCCTCGCCGAGATCTCGCGGGTGACGGGTGGGTCGAGTTACGTCGCGAAGGATCCGGCGGACATTTCCAACGTGTTCGTCAACGCGCTCGCTGCCCGGGGTCGGTAG
- a CDS encoding PucR family transcriptional regulator, with product MADNNSETGQGIMMDGKPASEPLRNFQSLARHLVSRFATESTSPGTVPGKQSESDVTEVTVHCLQLGISMFDTRSEPAEEDLDPLRTIASQWAREGVPLKSVLHVYHEGIRRGWDVIVSRARAEDLADVVAGSRLLLALVESVTIAATSSYMAEVEALTSERNSAAQAMVTALLSGRNPVPLARQSGIGLVENYVVIGLSVPPYSADANPQLPEAVGIRRRTRRIQAAVSDACGGAPLALLSEEGGTILLPGTPTPAELENLVRRLGQASEMDVTAAVAAARIDRIPSAADEVHELLDLVRQLSRPPGMYRMDDLALEFQLTRHGPGRTHLASLLEPLDDSPELVETLEVHISYDLNRQRTAKKMHVHANTVDYRLKRVAQLTGFDPTRPSGLRHIQAALIARRLEQAHPRQ from the coding sequence GTGGCTGATAATAATTCGGAGACCGGCCAGGGCATCATGATGGATGGCAAACCGGCGTCGGAGCCACTACGCAACTTCCAGTCGCTGGCCCGTCATCTGGTCTCCCGATTCGCCACCGAGAGCACGTCGCCCGGAACGGTTCCGGGTAAGCAGTCCGAGAGCGACGTCACCGAGGTGACGGTTCATTGCCTGCAGCTGGGGATTTCGATGTTCGACACCAGAAGCGAACCCGCAGAGGAGGACCTGGATCCGCTGCGAACGATCGCTTCCCAATGGGCGCGTGAGGGTGTTCCACTGAAATCCGTCCTGCACGTCTACCACGAAGGAATCCGCCGTGGGTGGGACGTGATCGTCTCCAGAGCTCGCGCGGAGGATCTGGCCGACGTCGTCGCGGGATCCCGACTTTTGCTTGCACTGGTGGAAAGCGTGACGATCGCCGCCACGTCCAGCTACATGGCGGAGGTCGAGGCGTTGACCAGCGAACGGAACTCGGCGGCGCAAGCGATGGTCACCGCCCTCCTGAGTGGGCGTAATCCGGTGCCTCTGGCCCGACAGTCCGGGATCGGATTGGTGGAGAACTATGTCGTGATCGGGTTGTCGGTGCCGCCGTATAGTGCGGACGCGAACCCGCAACTGCCCGAAGCGGTGGGGATCCGGCGGCGGACCCGACGTATCCAGGCGGCCGTCTCGGACGCCTGCGGTGGTGCGCCACTCGCACTCCTCAGCGAAGAGGGCGGCACGATCCTCCTCCCGGGCACACCGACACCGGCGGAACTGGAGAACCTCGTGCGCAGGCTCGGCCAAGCTTCGGAGATGGACGTGACGGCGGCCGTCGCCGCCGCACGCATCGACCGGATCCCCAGTGCCGCCGACGAGGTCCACGAACTTCTCGACCTCGTCCGTCAGCTGTCCCGGCCGCCGGGGATGTATCGCATGGACGACCTCGCCCTCGAGTTTCAGCTCACCCGGCATGGGCCGGGGCGAACGCATCTCGCGAGTCTGCTCGAGCCGCTCGACGATTCACCGGAACTCGTCGAGACGCTCGAGGTCCATATCAGTTACGATCTGAACCGCCAGCGGACCGCGAAGAAGATGCACGTCCACGCGAACACCGTCGACTACCGGCTCAAGCGGGTAGCTCAGCTCACTGGGTTCGACCCCACCCGTCCGTCCGGGCTTCGGCACATCCAAGCGGCCCTCATCGCCCGGCGCCTCGAGCAAGCCCATCCGCGTCAGTAG
- a CDS encoding acyl-ACP desaturase, with amino-acid sequence MTARSSVTMPIPQGPRNTQLPQRQLLRELQTTAEENLRRHRKALDDWHPHDYLPLNGGTPPPRMMYPERRELDDVAEAAMIITLLTADNLPSGLQQMTDSVAKDSAWATWVRMWTAENDRHYVVLRDYLVKLRGVDPVALERARMENMTVGISCALEGASLLHSLASVTLQELATRVAHQNIGPVCGDPLAGRILTRIGDEKDLHTIFYRNLCAAALELTPDQAVRAVGDVVLNFQMPGVTRPGFRHTATRMAQYGIYDIRQHLDQVLRPTLEEWKLFERNDFGKEGEQVRECIGRHLEDLEMQARRFEQSRDRTCSPTPNSRAEEPGGQRSRWATSSFRATSAACI; translated from the coding sequence ATGACTGCTCGCTCCAGCGTGACGATGCCGATCCCGCAGGGGCCCCGGAACACGCAGCTCCCGCAACGCCAGTTACTCCGTGAACTGCAGACGACCGCGGAGGAGAATCTGCGACGCCACCGCAAGGCCCTCGACGACTGGCATCCGCACGACTACCTCCCGCTGAATGGCGGAACCCCGCCACCGAGGATGATGTACCCGGAACGCCGCGAACTCGATGATGTCGCGGAGGCGGCAATGATCATCACCTTGCTCACGGCAGACAACCTGCCTTCAGGCTTGCAGCAGATGACCGACAGCGTCGCGAAGGACAGCGCCTGGGCGACGTGGGTGCGGATGTGGACTGCCGAGAACGACCGGCATTACGTCGTCCTGCGCGACTACCTGGTGAAGCTCCGTGGGGTCGACCCTGTGGCGCTCGAACGCGCCCGGATGGAGAACATGACCGTCGGAATTTCCTGCGCGCTCGAAGGTGCCAGCCTGCTTCATTCCCTTGCGTCCGTCACGTTGCAGGAACTCGCCACCCGGGTGGCGCACCAGAATATCGGCCCGGTGTGCGGCGACCCACTCGCCGGAAGAATCCTCACGCGGATCGGGGACGAAAAGGACCTGCACACAATTTTCTACCGGAACCTGTGTGCGGCGGCACTGGAATTGACCCCGGATCAGGCCGTCCGGGCGGTGGGCGACGTGGTGTTGAACTTCCAGATGCCCGGGGTGACTCGGCCGGGCTTCCGGCACACTGCGACTCGGATGGCGCAGTACGGGATCTACGACATTCGGCAGCACCTCGACCAGGTGCTGCGCCCCACCCTGGAGGAGTGGAAGCTATTCGAACGCAACGACTTCGGCAAGGAAGGCGAGCAGGTTCGCGAATGCATCGGCCGACATCTCGAGGACCTGGAGATGCAGGCCCGGCGGTTCGAACAATCGCGGGACCGCACCTGTTCCCCGACACCGAACTCGCGGGCCGAGGAACCCGGCGGTCAGCGTTCGCGTTGGGCCACCTCGAGTTTCCGGGCCACCAGTGCGGCCTGTATCTGA
- a CDS encoding PucR family transcriptional regulator gives MTDHSAGAGLQILVDGRPASAPLRDTHAVARKLVRHFADNVTPCGSLPGEQLQSDVTDFTVVCLRLGIQMLDEGTSPTEEDLAEVRDASARWAREGFPLTLVLRILHEGITKAGDLAAANAREEDLPGLLVIQKVMFALLECVTVAATTSYVNELEAVNSERDGAAVNLVTALLSGRKAASAARHAGVEPAENYVVMGLAVPPHPAEAVAHRRKAVVARQKLRRLQIELSEASGGAALCSLSPDGGTILLPGSPERAWIVSLLDRIGAAAEVPLTATVSRVRTADIPTAAEQVHELLDLAHQLALAPGLYEMNDLALEYQLTRPGPGRTHLARLLDPLQNSPELVETLEVHIGHDLNRQRTAKKMHLHTNTVDYRLKRIAQLTGCDPTRPSGLRQIQAALVARKLEVAQRER, from the coding sequence ATGACAGATCACAGTGCGGGGGCGGGTTTGCAGATTCTCGTCGACGGTAGGCCGGCGTCTGCCCCTTTACGCGACACGCACGCAGTCGCACGAAAACTCGTACGGCATTTCGCGGACAACGTGACTCCTTGCGGTTCTCTGCCCGGTGAGCAACTCCAGAGCGACGTCACCGATTTCACGGTCGTGTGCCTGCGCCTCGGCATCCAGATGCTCGATGAGGGAACTTCGCCCACCGAAGAAGATCTCGCCGAAGTGCGGGACGCCTCGGCTCGGTGGGCCCGCGAGGGCTTCCCCTTGACGCTGGTTCTGCGCATCCTCCATGAGGGAATCACCAAGGCCGGCGACCTTGCGGCGGCCAACGCCCGCGAAGAGGACCTGCCGGGCCTTCTGGTCATCCAGAAGGTGATGTTCGCGCTTCTCGAGTGCGTGACGGTCGCGGCCACAACCAGCTACGTCAATGAACTCGAGGCGGTCAACAGTGAGCGCGACGGCGCCGCCGTCAACCTCGTCACCGCCCTCCTCAGCGGCCGGAAGGCAGCGTCGGCCGCCCGGCATGCGGGGGTGGAGCCGGCCGAGAACTACGTCGTCATGGGCCTTGCGGTACCGCCGCATCCGGCCGAGGCAGTCGCTCACCGGCGCAAGGCCGTGGTGGCGCGGCAAAAGCTACGGCGTCTGCAGATCGAACTTTCCGAGGCCTCCGGCGGGGCGGCCCTGTGTTCCCTGAGTCCCGATGGCGGCACCATCCTGCTTCCCGGCTCGCCCGAGCGGGCGTGGATCGTGTCGCTGCTCGACCGCATCGGCGCGGCCGCCGAAGTGCCGCTGACCGCGACGGTGAGCCGGGTGCGTACGGCGGACATCCCGACGGCCGCCGAGCAGGTACACGAACTTCTCGACCTCGCGCATCAGCTGGCCTTGGCTCCAGGACTGTACGAGATGAATGATCTGGCACTCGAGTATCAGCTCACCCGTCCCGGCCCAGGTCGCACACACCTCGCACGCCTTCTCGATCCGTTGCAGAACTCACCCGAGCTGGTCGAAACCCTCGAAGTACACATCGGCCACGACCTGAACCGTCAGCGCACCGCGAAGAAGATGCACCTACACACCAACACGGTCGACTATCGGCTGAAGCGAATAGCGCAGCTGACCGGGTGTGACCCGACACGACCTTCCGGATTGCGTCAGATACAGGCCGCACTGGTGGCCCGGAAACTCGAGGTGGCCCAACGCGAACGCTGA
- a CDS encoding NADP-dependent oxidoreductase: protein MSVDSIVQSTRIVLASRPDGAPTTDNFRLEVVSLPELSEGQVLIRVIYLSLDPYMRGRMSTAESYADPVEIDEVMVGGTVGQVVESRHPEFPAGDYVLAYAGWQSHAVVDGRHLRKLDPAAAPLSTAVGVLGMPGFTAYSGLLKIGQPKAGETVVVAAASGPVGSAVGQIAKVKGARAVGIAGGPEKCAYVLEKLGFDAVVDHRAPDFAEQLRAAVPDGIDVYFENVGGAVAAAVLPLLNLYARVPVCGLIAQYNDTAAPEGPDRLPGFFSRVLVKSLTIRGFIQSEFVPEMFADFQRDVAAWIAEGRFAYREDFVEGIENAPSAFIGLLEGRNFGKLVVRVGEEN from the coding sequence GTGAGTGTCGACAGCATTGTTCAGAGCACCCGGATCGTCCTGGCGTCCCGGCCGGACGGCGCGCCCACGACGGACAACTTCCGTCTCGAGGTGGTCAGTTTGCCCGAACTTTCCGAGGGGCAGGTGCTGATCCGCGTCATCTACCTCTCGCTCGACCCGTACATGCGGGGGCGAATGAGCACCGCCGAATCGTATGCCGATCCGGTCGAGATCGACGAGGTGATGGTGGGTGGCACTGTCGGCCAGGTGGTCGAATCGCGCCACCCTGAATTTCCGGCCGGTGACTATGTCCTCGCCTACGCGGGGTGGCAGTCGCACGCGGTGGTCGACGGTCGCCACCTGCGCAAGCTCGACCCCGCCGCGGCCCCGCTGTCGACCGCGGTCGGCGTTCTCGGAATGCCCGGATTCACTGCCTACTCCGGATTACTGAAGATCGGGCAACCGAAGGCAGGCGAGACCGTCGTCGTCGCGGCGGCGAGCGGACCGGTCGGTTCCGCGGTCGGCCAGATCGCGAAAGTGAAGGGCGCCAGGGCAGTCGGCATCGCAGGCGGGCCCGAGAAATGTGCCTATGTGTTGGAGAAGCTGGGTTTCGATGCCGTGGTCGACCATCGGGCTCCTGATTTCGCCGAACAACTCCGCGCCGCGGTGCCGGACGGTATCGACGTCTACTTCGAGAACGTCGGCGGCGCTGTCGCCGCCGCGGTGCTCCCGCTCCTCAACCTCTATGCTCGCGTTCCCGTGTGCGGTTTGATCGCCCAGTACAACGACACAGCGGCTCCCGAGGGGCCGGATCGGTTGCCCGGCTTCTTCAGTCGTGTCCTGGTGAAGAGTCTCACCATCCGCGGTTTCATTCAGAGCGAGTTCGTGCCGGAGATGTTCGCCGACTTCCAGCGGGACGTTGCGGCGTGGATCGCCGAGGGTCGCTTCGCCTACCGGGAAGACTTCGTCGAGGGCATCGAGAACGCTCCGTCAGCATTCATCGGCCTTCTCGAGGGAAGAAACTTCGGCAAGCTGGTGGTCCGGGTCGGCGAGGAGAACTGA
- a CDS encoding acyl-CoA synthetase has translation MLLRSLNPVAVARGDDIPDAVRIGDSTLSRSDVLGAATSVAERISRADRVAVLATPSVTTVLAVVGCLIAGVTAVPVPPDSGRAELEHILRDSGAQAWLGEAPQNAAGLPVIPVRLHARSWHSYPEPPDTATAFILYTSGTTGPPKGVLLSRKAIAAGLDALAEAWEWTGADTVVHGLPLFHIHGLILGVLGPLRFGGPLVHTVKPVPKAYAAARGTMYFGVPTVWSRIADDPESARALSSARLLVSGSAPLPVPVFDKIRELTGLALIERYGMSETMLTLSTRADGERRPGWVGVPLRGVETRLRDERGGDVSRDGESIGGLQVRGPMLFDGYLGRPEATAQSWTEDGWFKTGDVAVIDPGGFHRIVGRESTDLIKSGGFRVGAGEVETSLLGHPSVREAAVVGVPDPDLGQRLVAFVVGENVSETELIDHVAAELSVHKRPREIRVVDSLPRNAMGKVQKNQLF, from the coding sequence GTGCTTCTGCGATCCCTGAATCCTGTAGCCGTCGCCCGCGGCGACGACATTCCTGACGCCGTCCGGATCGGCGATTCCACACTGTCCCGCAGTGATGTGCTCGGCGCAGCGACCTCCGTGGCGGAACGAATCTCGCGCGCAGACCGGGTCGCGGTCCTCGCCACCCCCAGTGTGACGACTGTGCTCGCGGTGGTGGGTTGTCTCATCGCCGGCGTCACCGCCGTGCCGGTTCCACCTGATTCGGGTCGCGCGGAGCTCGAGCACATCCTGCGTGACTCCGGGGCCCAGGCGTGGCTCGGCGAGGCTCCGCAGAACGCTGCGGGGTTGCCCGTCATCCCGGTCCGGCTTCACGCCCGCTCCTGGCACAGCTATCCCGAGCCGCCCGACACGGCCACTGCATTCATCCTCTACACCTCCGGGACGACGGGACCGCCGAAGGGCGTACTCCTCAGCCGGAAGGCGATTGCCGCCGGACTCGACGCGCTCGCCGAGGCATGGGAGTGGACCGGCGCCGACACCGTGGTGCACGGACTCCCGCTCTTCCACATCCACGGGCTGATTCTCGGGGTGCTCGGACCGCTACGGTTCGGCGGCCCGCTCGTGCACACCGTCAAACCGGTCCCCAAGGCGTACGCCGCCGCCCGCGGAACGATGTATTTCGGCGTTCCGACGGTGTGGAGCCGCATCGCCGACGACCCCGAGTCGGCTCGTGCGCTGTCGAGTGCGCGGTTGCTGGTGTCGGGCAGTGCGCCTCTTCCGGTGCCCGTGTTCGACAAGATCCGCGAGCTGACCGGCCTCGCACTGATCGAGCGCTACGGGATGAGCGAGACGATGCTGACCCTCAGTACGCGGGCGGACGGGGAGCGTCGCCCCGGCTGGGTCGGCGTCCCCCTTCGCGGCGTCGAAACCCGACTGCGGGACGAACGGGGCGGTGACGTTTCCCGCGACGGTGAATCGATAGGCGGACTGCAGGTGCGGGGTCCGATGCTGTTCGACGGATATCTGGGCCGTCCGGAGGCGACTGCCCAATCGTGGACCGAGGACGGTTGGTTCAAGACCGGCGACGTCGCCGTCATCGACCCAGGGGGGTTTCATCGCATCGTCGGACGCGAATCCACGGACCTCATCAAGTCGGGCGGTTTCCGGGTCGGGGCGGGCGAGGTGGAGACATCGCTGCTCGGTCACCCGAGTGTGCGGGAAGCGGCGGTGGTCGGCGTTCCCGACCCCGACCTCGGCCAGCGACTGGTCGCCTTCGTGGTGGGGGAGAACGTCTCGGAGACCGAGTTGATCGACCACGTCGCCGCTGAACTGTCGGTGCACAAGCGACCCCGCGAAATCAGGGTGGTCGACTCCCTGCCCCGCAACGCCATGGGAAAGGTGCAGAAGAACCAACTCTTCTGA
- a CDS encoding rhomboid family intramembrane serine protease, protein MTTSVEGWTGAVLFVVVLVLSVLLGQVLVGYRLPGNPPRTAVVLWSVVAVPSLLQFVFPAILDAFDREPDRIRDDQWWRIVTSVAVQDGGIAGTLLNLAVLAWVAPLAVKVWGSARTVLLFVAGQVIFGLFTAFLFPSSGAGNSGATLTLAASIAGLMVMQSKEWRALALSAGVVLAGVLLVAVGDAHGLAVLTGALLGAALATVSPPVGDPAGAARPL, encoded by the coding sequence GTGACCACTTCAGTCGAAGGATGGACCGGTGCGGTCCTCTTCGTGGTGGTCCTCGTGCTGTCTGTGCTGCTTGGGCAGGTTCTCGTCGGCTACCGACTGCCGGGTAACCCGCCCCGGACCGCCGTCGTGCTGTGGTCGGTGGTCGCCGTTCCGTCGCTGCTCCAGTTCGTGTTTCCGGCGATTCTCGATGCGTTCGATCGGGAGCCTGACCGGATCAGGGACGACCAGTGGTGGCGCATCGTCACCTCCGTCGCGGTTCAGGACGGCGGGATCGCCGGCACGCTGCTCAATTTGGCGGTTCTCGCGTGGGTGGCGCCGCTGGCGGTGAAGGTGTGGGGGAGCGCCCGGACGGTCCTGCTGTTCGTGGCCGGTCAGGTCATCTTCGGATTGTTCACCGCTTTTCTCTTTCCTTCCTCCGGCGCCGGCAACTCGGGAGCCACCCTCACACTCGCGGCCTCCATCGCCGGGCTGATGGTCATGCAGTCGAAGGAGTGGCGAGCCCTCGCCCTCAGTGCCGGGGTGGTGTTGGCGGGCGTTCTGCTCGTCGCGGTAGGCGACGCTCACGGACTCGCGGTGCTCACCGGAGCATTGCTGGGCGCCGCCCTGGCGACCGTCAGTCCGCCCGTGGGAGACCCGGCCGGCGCCGCCCGGCCCCTGTGA
- a CDS encoding proline dehydrogenase family protein, with protein sequence MKAPASLANPLRPAILAASRSSRVKRAVTGTPVTRKLVDRFIAGDDRNSVLRTVRALLDSGRSVSIDFLGEDTRDEEGARATVDEYLQLVAALGALPEAAPGGSGVRRLEVSMKLSALGLALPDRGTEVATENARTICAAAEAAGVWVTVDAEDHTTTDSTLSIVRELRRDYPWLGAVLQSYLRRTEQDCRELAGAGSRVRLCKGAYQEPESVAFRDRAAVDASYLRCLGVLIDGSGYPMVASHDPAVIAAVGPLVTKSGRTSTDYEHQMLFGIRDLEQGRLAGEGKQVRVYVPYGTQWYAYFMRRLAERPSNLRFFLRSVVSRD encoded by the coding sequence ATGAAAGCGCCCGCGTCTCTGGCGAATCCGCTTCGGCCGGCGATCCTCGCGGCCTCGCGTTCGTCCCGGGTGAAACGGGCGGTAACGGGCACACCGGTCACCCGCAAGCTCGTCGATCGATTCATCGCCGGCGACGACCGGAACTCGGTTCTGCGCACGGTCCGCGCCCTCCTCGACTCGGGCCGCTCCGTCTCCATCGATTTCCTCGGCGAGGACACCCGCGACGAGGAGGGAGCGCGGGCAACGGTCGACGAGTATCTGCAACTCGTCGCCGCCCTCGGAGCCTTACCCGAGGCGGCGCCCGGCGGGTCGGGCGTGCGCCGGCTCGAGGTGTCGATGAAGTTGTCGGCGCTCGGGCTGGCGCTTCCGGACCGTGGAACCGAAGTGGCCACCGAGAACGCCCGCACCATCTGCGCGGCCGCGGAGGCCGCCGGCGTCTGGGTCACCGTGGACGCCGAGGATCACACCACCACCGATTCGACTCTCTCGATCGTGCGCGAACTCCGGCGGGACTACCCCTGGCTGGGCGCCGTGCTGCAGTCGTATCTGCGGCGCACCGAACAGGACTGCCGCGAACTGGCGGGTGCCGGCTCCCGGGTTCGTCTCTGCAAGGGTGCCTATCAGGAGCCGGAGTCGGTGGCGTTCAGAGACCGTGCTGCGGTCGACGCGTCGTATCTGCGGTGCCTCGGGGTTTTGATCGACGGATCGGGATACCCGATGGTGGCGTCGCACGATCCGGCAGTGATCGCAGCAGTCGGGCCACTTGTGACGAAATCAGGACGTACATCCACGGACTACGAGCACCAGATGTTGTTCGGCATCCGAGACCTCGAACAAGGCAGGCTCGCGGGTGAGGGCAAGCAGGTTCGGGTGTATGTACCGTACGGAACTCAGTGGTATGCCTACTTCATGCGCCGCCTCGCGGAGCGTCCGTCGAACTTGCGATTCTTCCTCCGGTCGGTGGTCAGCAGGGACTGA